Proteins from a genomic interval of Rattus norvegicus strain BN/NHsdMcwi chromosome 2, GRCr8, whole genome shotgun sequence:
- the H2ac21 gene encoding H2A clustered histone 21: protein MSGRGKQGGKARAKAKSRSSRAGLQFPVGRVHRLLRKGNYAERVGAGAPVYMAAVLEYLTAEILELAGNAARDNKKTRIIPRHLQLAVRNDEELNKLLGGVTIAQGGVLPNIQAVLLPKKTDSHKPGKNK, encoded by the coding sequence ATGTCCGGCCGCGGCAAGCAAGGAGGCAAGGCCCGCGCCAAGGCCAAGTCGCGGTCGTCCCGCGCCGGGCTGCAGTTCCCAGTGGGTCGCGTGCACCGGCTGCTGCGCAAGGGCAACTACGCGGAGCGCGTGGGCGCCGGCGCGCCGGTGTACATGGCGGCGGTGCTGGAGTACCTGACCGCCGAGATCCTGGAGCTGGCGGGCAACGCGGCCCGCGACAACAAGAAGACCCGCATCATCCCGCGCCACCTACAGCTAGCTGTAAGGAACGATGAAGAGCTCAACAAGTTACTAGGAGGAGTCACCATTGCCCAGGGTGGGGTCCTCCCCAATATCCAGGCTGTCTTACTACCGAAGAAAACGGATAGTCATAAGCCTGGAAAGAACAAATAA
- the H2ac20 gene encoding H2A clustered histone 20 — protein sequence MSGRGKQGGKARAKAKSRSSRAGLQFPVGRVHRLLRKGNYAERVGAGAPVYMAAVLEYLTAEILELAGNAARDNKKTRIIPRHLQLAIRNDEELNKLLGKVTIAQGGVLPNIQAVLLPKKTESHKAKSK from the coding sequence ATGTCTGGCCGCGGCAAGCAAGGAGGCAAGGCCCGCGCCAAGGCCAAGTCGCGGTCGTCCCGCGCCGGGCTGCAGTTCCCAGTGGGTCGCGTGCACCGGCTGCTGCGCAAGGGCAACTACGCGGAGCGCGTGGGCGCCGGCGCGCCGGTATACATGGCAGCGGTGCTGGAGTACCTGACCGCCGAGATCCTGGAGCTGGCGGGCAACGCGGCCCGCGACAACAAGAAGACCCGCATCATCCCGCGCCACCTGCAGCTGGCCATCCGCAACGACGAAGAACTCAACAAGCTGCTGGGCAAAGTGACGATCGCGCAGGGCGGCGTCCTGCCCAACATCCAGGCCGtgctgctgcccaagaagacTGAGAGCCACAAGGCTAAGAGCAAGTGA
- the Hist2h2be gene encoding histone cluster 2 H2B family member E — protein MPELAKSAPAPKKGSKKAVTKGQKKDGKKRKRSRKESYSIYVYKVLKQVHPDTGISSKAMGIMNSFVNDIFERIANEASRLAHYNKRSTITSREIQTAVRLLLPGELAKHAVSEGTKAVTKYTSAK, from the coding sequence ATGCCTGAACTGGCCAAATCCGCTCCGGCTCCCAAGAAGGGCTCAAAGAAGGCTGTCACCAAGGGGCAAAAGAAAGACGGCAAGAAGCGCAAGCGCAGTCGCAAGGAGAGCTACTCCATCTATGTGTACAAGGTGCTGAAGCAGGTGCATCCGGACACGGGCATCTCGTCCAAGGCCATGGGCATCATGAACTCGTTTGTCAATGACATCTTCGAGCGCATCGCAAACGAGGCTTCTCGCCTGGCGCATTACAACAAGCGGTCTACAATCACATCGCGGGAGATCCAGACGGCGGTGCGTCTCCTACTGCCCGGAGAACTGGCTAAGCACGCTGTGTCGGAGGGCACCAAGGCGGTCACCAAGTACACAAGCGCCAAGTAG